From Rutidosis leptorrhynchoides isolate AG116_Rl617_1_P2 chromosome 3, CSIRO_AGI_Rlap_v1, whole genome shotgun sequence, a single genomic window includes:
- the LOC139902237 gene encoding uncharacterized protein: MQPRILWKNLNEVKSETFKASVLERVEAGVDTVTHDDADQMWNSPASTIRDVAKVALGVAVGPSRGHKSSRESWWINDEVQTKVALKQLRFRELITFREGTRDDRTKAEERYREAKREAKKVVSRVKDKAYEDLYKKLDSKEGANDIYMIAKARERKRRDIDNIKYIKDEVGLTIVKEDKIRKI; the protein is encoded by the coding sequence ATGCAACCTAGGATCCTATGGAAGAATCTGAATGAAGTGAAATCCGAAACTTTTAAAGCTTCGGTATTAGAAAGAGTTGAGGCAGGAGTGGATACTGTTACTCATGATGATGCTGACCAGATGTGGAATAGTCCGGCATCTACTATTAGAGATGTAGCCAAGGTAGCCTTAGGTGTGGCAGTAGGGCCATCGAGAGGACATAAGTCTAGTAGAGAATCTTGGTGGATTAATGACGAGGTTCAAACCAAAGTCGCGCTTAAGCAActgaggtttagggagctcattactTTCCGGGAGGGGACACGTGATGATAGAACTAAGGCAGAAGAGAGATATAGAGAAGCCAAAAGGGAAGCTAAGAAGGTTGTTTCACGTGTAAAAGATAAGGCGTACGAAGATTTATATAAGAAACTAGACTCTAAAGAAGGAGCAAATGATATCTACATGATTGCAAAAGCTAGGGAGCGCAAGAGGAGGGATATAGATAACATCAAGTATATCAAAGATGAAGTCGGTCTTACCATAGTGAAGGAAGACAAAATTAGGAAAATATAG